In Lycium barbarum isolate Lr01 chromosome 9, ASM1917538v2, whole genome shotgun sequence, the DNA window TTTTCTTGCTAGGATACGACACATAACACACATGAGTTGCTTGCATCGCAAGAATAAAAGGTTCATATTTTTTATATCGGCGACGATGATTAACATCAACCAATTTGTACTGATTATGCTTTTTAACACCAACATCCATAGTTGGATCAAACCATTCACAGTTGAATAACACAGTTTGCTTTAAAGGATCTTCACGAAATTCCACTTGTATAATCTCTTTTATCCGTCCATAGTAATCACCAAAATTTGGATCCGAGATACAAACTCCACTGTTCATTGTTGATCTTGAGCTACCATGACTGTCTGTGTGAAATTTGTATCCATTAGTAAAATACACAGAATGACATGTAGCGCCTATTAGTGGTCCATGAGCAAGACTACGCAAGAATTTATTCTCAATATGGTTGCAGCGGACCTATTTGAAAAAATGTAAGACTTAGTTAAATTTTGAGAATTTAATAACATATTGTATAAAAATTAATGATTGTTGAAACTTACATATTCCTTGAACCATATAGAGAAATATGCTTCAAGGCTCTCATCTATTTGACCTTGAGATAGATTCGGGAATTCTCCTTGCAGACGTTGCACGTACATACTTCATTGCAACAAATTAAGTTCAGTAGAAAGTCATGATATATATGGAGACATTTATAATAATAATTGAGTTTAACATTCAAATGCTACCTCACAAACGGTTCAACCTCTTTACAATTTAGTAAAATGTAAGTTTGGGCAGCCTTGATTTCTTCAAGGGATAAATTCCTCTTTTTTGCTTCTCCCCATAGTCGACCGGGATGGGTGAATATTGATAAATTTCCTTCAAGATCTTCTACAGcaccaccatcatcattacgGTCCACATCGTGATTACGTGTCATGACATGAGGTTCAAAATAATGAGAAAACAAATGTGTTGACTCCTTCATCAAGTATGCTTCACAAATGGAACCCTCAACACTAGCTTTATTCCCAATCATTCTTTTAAGAGTTCCGAGGTACCTAAATACATAAATGGATGGACCGTTATATTAGAAAAGTTATGTTTAGCATACTTGTCACAATTTGAACATAAAGTTTCAAATTTACCTTTCAAAAGGATACATCCATCGATATTGTACAGGTCCAGCAATCTTTGCTTCATATGGCAGGTGCACAGGCAGATGTTCCATTGAGTCAAAGAACCCAGGGGGAAATATACGTTCTAACTTACACAAGATTTGCGGGATGTCTGCCTCTAATCTTTCCATGTCATCCACTCGTAGAGTGGTCGAAGTAAGATCTTTAAAAAATAAGCTCAATTCTGTAAGTGCTTGCCACACATTACTGGGAAGCAGTTCACGAAAAGCAATAGGCATTAGTCGTTGCATGAACACATggcaatcatgacttttcatGCCAAATAATCTTTTCACGTTTGTGTCTGGACATCTACCCAAATTCGAAACATATCCATCTGGAAACTTCAAACCCTTCACCCAATTGAACAAGATAACTCTTTCTTCCTTAGCTATTGTATATATAGCTTTTGGATATTTTCCACTAGTGTCCTTTGCCAACTGTGGTCGATCACAGTAATTTACCATATCTTGACGTGATTGTAGATTGTCTTTGGTTTTGTTATCAATATTAAGAATTGTATTAAATATATTATCAAAGAaatttttttcaatatgcatgACGTCAAGATTATGTCGAATCATGTTAGAATTCCAATAAGGCAAATCCCAAAATATGCTTCGCTTTTTCCATCCACAAGACTTACATATTCTCTGATTAACTTCCTGTGCATCTAACTCTGTTACTTTCCTTATCCCCAAGTCACAAATTTGGTTCAAAATTTCCTCTCCTATTCTATAGAGTGGTGATAGTCTTTTGACAGTCTTACCTTTGAGAAAGTTTTTATGATCTCTCCTAAAAGGATGATGTTGGTCAAGGAACATTCTATGACTATCAAACCAAGATGTTTTCCTGCCATGTTGTAATCTAAAGGATTGTGTTTCctccatacaataaggacatgctAACTTGCCCGCAGTACTCCATCCTGATAACATAGAATATGCTGGGAAGTCACTGATTGTCCACATCCAAGCTGCCCTCAGTTGAAAGTTTTGCTTTTTCGAGATGTCAAATGCTTCTACACCTGTCTCCCACAACAAAGTCAATTCCTTTATTAGAGGTTGCAGATAaacatcaattttatgtttgGGATTGTTTGGCCCAGGAACAATGACAGTTAAGAACATATATGCCTCTTTCATACACATTCCTGGAGGCAAATTGTATGGGGTGACAATCACTGGCGACGAAGAGTATTTCCTCCCAGATTGACTAAACGGTTGGAAACCATCAGTACATAACCCTAACCTTACATTCCTTGGTTCAGCAGCAAAAAAAGAATGAGTTTCATTGAAGTTCTTCCAAGCCTCAGAGTCTGATGGATGACGCATTACCCCATCCTCTTGTGTATGCTCATGATGCCATCTCATGTCGGCAGCTGTAGCATGGGATGCATATAATCTTTTCAATCTAGGAATCAAAGGAAAATAATACATTTTCTTGTAAGGGACCAATTTCCTCTTACGAGAGCCGACACGACGCTTATACCTCTGGTTACCACAGAATTTACAAGATGTAAGGTGTTCATCATCACCCCAATACAACATACATCCTGAATCATAACAATCAATTTTTTCAACTGGCAAACCCAAACTACGCACTAGTTTCTTAGTCTGATAATAACTATCAAGCACTTTGTTATCTTCAGGTAAAACGTCTTTCAACAATTGTATCATTTGGTTATAACCTCTCTGTGACAAAGTATTCTCCATTTTAATATTTAACATTCTAGAGACTACTGCAAGTTGAGAGAGAGAAGAACCGGGATATAATTTTTCATCAGCAGCTTGTAGCAAATTGTAAAATCTTTGGGACTCGGGATTAGGCTCCTCCTCCATTGAAGGATTAGGCTCCTCCTCCATTGAAGGTTCATAAGGATGAGAAGAATCAACTTCAATATTGCTATAAGATTGCGAACTCGAACCCTGACCAAAGTTGGGTCCAGCTGCATCCAAGACCATTTGTCTGTATGAATTATCGAATCCCGATTCAGGTTGATAACCATCATGCAAATCATTACCAGAAGCTATCTCACCGATCACATCTTTTTCCCCTTGATACTCCCAAACAAAATAGTCCTCAACAAATCCAAAATTAAAAAGGTGATATTCAACGATTTCAACATCCATGTATTTAATGTTGTGACATTTTTTACATGGACATCTAACCTTGTTACCGCTCATGTAATTTCGTTGAGAAAGTGCAAATTGGATAAAATTATCTACACCGGTTACAAAGCTAGAGTTTATACCCCCTCGGCCATCCAACCTATTGTACATCCAATCATGCTCTAGATTATTCATGTTCCTATTAATGTTGACATAAACAAAGCAATCAAATTAATGTTCTGTCTTCATATCATTAATACAACCGAATGACCTCTAAATGGAAGAACAAGCTGAAATAACTTAGTGAAACAGAACATATCATTCaccttttagttaaaaaaaaatgacaaactgAAATTaacaaaactgaaactgaaacaaaaaaaatcgagtaagaaacccagttcactaacactgatttcaaatcacagattatataaagaatgttgagttcttcaagctttttctCGACATGCAATAAATTAAAACAAACTTTAACCACCAAATAATATTATCCTACAAGATTTAGCACAAAAAAAGGTCGAATtttcattttcatcagattttcgCCCAAATAGAGATTCCCAATACTTAACCTTCAACTAAATTATAAACCCAACAGTTTTCAACACACCCAACTTCgattttagccaaaaaaaaaaacacttaaaacACTCTGTCATTTAGATAATAAGCAAGAAAACACAGATATCTTAATTTCGTTTTAGATTTAATGTCAGAAAACACAAAGAAGGAggcaaagaagaaagaaactgcCCATAACACATACAAAAATCAAAAcatacctttcctttagataaaagttgcagtagaagaagagaaaaacacaatgtaaaccctagattcacattattttgatctatgttgtgctctctctctctatgttACCAATTTCGCACAGTCTATCTCTCTATCCGTGTTGGCTACTGTGTTGGAAATGAAAGAATGCGTAACCTAGCTAGGAGATATCTTTTGTTTTTTACATTTAACGACGGAATAGCGACGGATTTTATAATCCGTCGCTAAATAATACATTGATTTCTTTTAATAGTTAATATTGCGACAAAATTTTCCGTTgctgcaaatatatatttttttctagaaaaattaAAGGCCTAGCGACGGATATTTCGTTGCTGAATCCGTcgctaattaaaaataaaatttgtcgcgCCTCTTCTGTTGCTAAATCTGTAGTAAATTTAAGGCGCCAAAAATTCGCGCTAATTATTAGTAACGAAACTCATTTTTCGTTGCTAATCCGTCGCTATATAATGAGATAAAATTTTAGTTTCTTTTTTTGCGACAAAATGAGGTATCCGTAGCTAATCCGTCGTTAATTAGCGACAGAATATGGTCTGtcgctaatattccgtcactaaacgctgattttttagtagtgaactAGTTTAACATCTGTTTAAAATTTTGGGTCGGGTATAGGTTGAGATTGTAAAGTGAATCGGGTATTTAAAATTGGGGTTGAGTTATTTGTTTCTAAGCTTACCATGTGTCCCTCTATCTGAATTAGAGAAAATTAGTACCAAAGTATATAATGGTAGGGTTATAACTAAACGGGTACTCAAACGAAGGGTATATTAAACTATTTTACATAGTATAtggatatatttgaccctttttcgatTAAACTATTTAAAGACAAAAATATCCTCTTATGGTAATTACTCCATGTATAACATTTTTCTTAAGTAATCCTTCcgtccataataagtgtcaccttagccaaaacaattggtctcataataagtgtcaccttaggaaaccaagacataaatgGGCTAGTCTTTTCCAactctacccttagacaaaaactgactagttaaagtaacatctaaatcaTGAAGAttggaaaagccacatagtaacttggtattctTGGATTCCCGATGTCAAAAGGATTattacttgtgcatgctctaatcaagaggaaaaaataagttatttttattatatagggataATTTAGTAAACTTCATATTACATTATTAGTTTCTTAATGTGTGTGTTTTTGACTGAGataacacttattatgagacggagaAAGTAATAGACACTACATAATATAAACTGCATTCATTTTTTATCGTACAATAATAAGTCCTTATTTATTAATGGCAGCATAAACAATCGCTACATTACTATTGTCTGCATAAAATATCCTCCATTTCTAATCCCTACCTAACTCGCTTCTAATCCAAATTATTAAAGTGATTGATTTAATCACGAAGTATTTTTTTCTACGTCAAATCACGCGATCTGTTTGCACTTAATGAACGTCTTAATCTTAATTATTTAGATCTCAATCATTAACTCCGTTTGTTATTTTAGAATTGAATCTTGATCATTCAAATCTTTACCATTAGGTGCGGCTTTTTTTATATTACAACTACTGAATGATCTGAATAGGTCTGAATGATTAAGATCTGTAACAAAGTTTTAATATCATTAAGTTGTCTTTTCAAATATTTCTATAAAGATGACAATTGACCAATTCATATCAACTACTGTCGTCGCAGCCCACGATTATCAACCATCACTACCCACAACCCACAACTCACAACCACCATCCTTAGCCACAACCATCACCACTGCCAATCACTACAATCAATTGACATCACCACTAGCCCCTATTTATGATAATCACGACCAACCACCATTACCACAACAACCTCTAATTAGTACCGACAAACACCACTATCAGTCACCACCATATATCGTCAACCAATGTCATCATCAACACTATCAGTAGTTATCACTATTATCTAACTATCAACCGCCAAGACCAACTACTACCATCAACTTTTACTACTAGTCATTACTGCTAGCTACTACATACAACACCATCATTAGCCAACATCATCCTCAATCGACACCCACAAGCACCACCGCTAGCCATCACTATCACCAACTATCATATAATtttgtaaaaatattttattcatataatattaaatattttttgtatttatatttattaattttaaaattaaaactaattttataCATTCAGATGTTGAGAAAACAAATCAGATTTTGAGAAAACAAAGTCTTAATTATTCAGAAATCAGATCTTAATATAACATCTTCATATTCAGATGTGTGTTCAAATTCGAATATTTAAATTCTAATACACATTTTAATATTCAAATGTGTATTCAAATTCAGACGTTTTAATCTTAATAAAAAATAACGAGGCCTTAAGTCAACCAACAAGCAATAACACATATTCTTCCAATAACATATTTGCCTGTATGAAGCATCCTTATTCACATGGTTTACCAAttagaaattaattaaaattttaacaGTTATTTATTGGATGAACAAAAAACGCACACGTCAAGAAATGGAAGGTTATGTACGTTTAAGTAAACATCATTAGAACTAAAATAAATACTCTCTGCATTTCAAAATAAGTAGGGGTGGGCATTatacggtatttgaaacttcggtacGGTGATTTCGGTTTTCGGTTTCTGAAAATACTATATCATTACCGTAccaaattaatttggtatggtttGGTATTTTAAAGTTCTCTTTCGGTATTTTACAGTACAGTAAATCGGTACCACAGTTTGTCcgacttcgacttacatatactcatatcgtgGAGAATGATGACTTGCGCTACTAAACACATCAATTATTATGTACtaaacaccttacacatgtaaaaatattcaaaagaaagtacaagcaatccccttcgtaaatcaattacacaaaaaaaatatttaaatcaagatagagtagtcaaagttccaatttttaaacaattagttttctaataatactagtttatatatttgttagtattataatactaagatatatgaattgtatatgtaattatatacttcggtatggtattcggtatttcggtattttctttatTAATACCGACTACCGTAccgaataccaaactttttaaaaatgcataccaaataccgtaaTACCGAAACCGCGGTataaaaaatttcaaaatttcGGTATGATAATCGGTATCTACCATACTATGACCACCCCTAAAAATAAGTGTTgtttttatcttttcattttggttcaaaataggTGGTGTTTCACACAACCAATAAGACATTAATGACGTTCTTCCCCCTTTACCCTTATTTAAATAAAGTTTTACAGAATAAAAAAAGAACTACTCTACTAAAGAGCTACATCTTTTTCAAGGTATGTATTAATAGTAAGTTAGTATAAATTCATCTTATTGTCTTGGAATGAGTGTTTTTTTAAGGGTGTGTCTCAACTAGAAACACCACtattttgaaatggagggagtaatttaTTGATAGAGGGGATGAGTATCTTTTTTAAGTTAAAAACTAGATCTGATTGTGCGTTGGTAATATAAATAGGCCAATAATGTCTAATTATAAGTCAACTAAATAAATGCCACACTACACGTTCTTCCActaaatcgagtcttcttaattgTTTGCATATGACTCTGTTGATTACGAAGCTGGATGGAATCTTCAATAATCAGCCATGTTTTGGATATTATTGTTTGAGATTGCAAGTTCAATTGGGGATTTTTCCCCCCCAAATATTTTATTATGTTGCAAAGCTAACGCACCCGTGGCGGGTGATCTGTTGGGAATTAATTACAACTAAGAGTAAGATGTTATTTTCTTTATTTGCTGCTTGCATATATACATGCACACATTGCGACTTACTAGCTTCAAATCACGATAAGTGCGTCGAGTGATGCAGATAATTTAGACTTTTCGATATATAAAATAGGTCATACGTTtaataataagtggtgtttttactTTTGATTTTAATTTTGTTTCAAAGTAACTGTTGTTTCAGTAAATCAAGAAGACattgatttctttcttcaaattTTACTCTTACTTAAATAAATGGAATTTaaataatcaagaaatcattaaagaactacttttttttttcaacacatTTGATTAAGATATGTTAGTAAAAACACTTCTTACTTGCTAGaagtgttattgttgttgtacttTAGAGGAGTAAGTATTTTTCTTTAAGGGGTACGTATGCCCATGCGAAATACACCAATTATTATGAAACGGAGGAAGTAATGAGTAGTAGCGTGTGTTTTGATCCTTGATCAGCCAATTGTTCTTTTAAGAATAAAATAGAAGATTTTGTCAAGCTTAAATAATACAGCTCTTTCGTGAGGATGTTGCTTCACATACATCTCGTTGACATTGTGTGATTCTATATATAATTCCATTACACTAGTGTTGGCTAAATTTTTTGAATAGTCTGAACTAAATTTATTATGCACCTGATCCACCAACTAGTAATTTTCAAATGAATAGAGTTCTGCTCCTCTaattgttgggaataaaataaacccggaaaaataatattcacggtattagtgatataCACAGAACACTAAGTCATGGTTAAATCAAGAAGAACAAAAAGAACAAATAATGACCCCaaaattttacgtggaaacccttctgattAAAGGAAAAACCACGGGTCaagaggagcaactgatatcactatagcaaaGAATATTACACTGTATAGTCACGAGTATAATACCCCCAAataccactacacactcaaaagaaataaccctttttttattttctcacctcactacaatatcacttacactctatttttcttcacagactattttcttacacagtcTGTAGCATACCTCACTCTGCTCTCTAATACTCAGATGTATTTGTCTGAGATTTTGATGTGTTTGTAAACTGAATGAGGgcttcctatttatagggatgaagtGTGCTAATTTTCTTCTTGGCATTAAAATTGTCCGATGGCTGAAGATTTCACTTTGAAATCCTTGCCTACCTTTTGCAATTGTCAAAGACAAGAAACCTTTTTCTTCCTCAATTAgggttggtgtcacgacccgactaggggccatgacgggtacccggggctaaccaccgagcaccactcattctattactcatcatactcaaatcataagaaaatcatttttcatttgaaaacataatcacttttacatacataagcccttcggctatcaaaataatatatgcatatacaatagtaacatcgtgagaccatactacccacacatgcgtgtctacgagcctctactagagtactaacaTAGGGaagggacaagaccctgtcgtacccaaaatacacacacacacacacacacacacacacacacacatatatatatatatatatatatatatatatatatatatatatatatatatatatatatatatatatatatatatatatatacatacacacacaaaagaatcaaccaaatagcacctccagaataatggagtgctcctatagATCTGCTGATGACTTCTACGAGtccggatcacctccctgtctccctgtgggcatgaacacagtgtctaaagaaaatggacgtcaatacgaacattgtactgagtatgtaaggcataaacaataataatatataaatgaaatacggagacatcaagtgaagaacaatctgtaactgactgtcactaaaaactgaaataatgcatgctcaCTTACTTCAtaaccatcatcatatcatgtatgcatatatgtataagctgccctaCCAGGTAGGTacgatgtgataatcattagcctgcgtccaggcctcccgcatccggggtaccatctcatgccgcccactagtggtgtctgcccatgccatctagacatggtgtatacgctgcccgccttagcggtatcTGCCCGGCCAtagcgcggtgtaatatcataatcacatacttatcatgaatcatgcataagactcaagacaaACTGTACATCTATCGAGGTgatataaggtcgtgaacccccgattctgttatggagcatttataagcattctgcctcaccttgaaggaaatagtatataaggtgagtgtatacaatgaataACTTCATTaacttgtaggaacatcatatcatgaactctagaatctttatacttaaactcatcatcatcattattgggctcataatatatctcttatctcataaggctattcatgaacataaactcttagtttttcggaatgtaggagattcatggagaggaaggaaaaatcatgccataggattcatgccttagaaagaaaggactagcctcacatactttttcatttagctactctatcgcttgaacgttcctctccaatattcacgtttctaccttcaagagagtttatactcatattagataatcgataacataaacgCTTTTCAACTAAAGCTTTTAGAAAATTGagtagcatctcctttgtttctactactttccccatatcatatttcaactcctaaacgtcaataataacattcataatatcatcatcaatgactttagtcaaattcatcattatacaATCCCCATAATtttctctcaaggtcatccattatcataatcataatataacgttacattcattctcatttaatgtttctctcatactcctaacatcattcataacgtaattgcaatcaccacatatcaatattcatgattcatattaatctactattcacaattgccactaatctcatcatttgtaacccattttccatcttctttcataatccaagtgtttcaacttttcaatactttaaacaacatggaataatcgtaaaactcacctttgaatgcgtaggaacgagttttggttgacaatgcttcacttgaagaaaaccctagctttagctTCCAAGgatttctaacttccataaccctagcaagctttcatatgcttgatttcccttgaatattggtgtttgatccttggtttcccttgatttttaCATTGAAGATGTGTATGGAATATTTTAGaagtttagagagaagtggagaagtggaaaagaatgagaaaataaagtgggaacatgtatttatagttgcaacttaatcagcctgtcgggcattatacggatcacttatgtcacgacccaaaccgatgagccatgaatagtgcccgagctgggcacccgtatacgacttGCTAGATAtcatcagactgaaactgaaaacaatatggaactctgtaaaagcatgctatgaactcatcatgtcatacatcaaagagaacttgtctcctgagaagccacagctaaccaaaacgtAACAAGTATACAAGCTGACacggctgccactatacacggggacatccaagacgaactacatcgatatagctgaccaaatcgtatatacacaacccacatatgtctacagacctctaagactaTAACCAAGTCTAtgccaaaaggatctgtaccaaaataactcaagctccgaaacaatggagctctccaagcggctggcagaagtcctaagccggaggatcaccaaactgagtgtctgtacctgcgggcatgaaacgcagcccccgaagaaagggggtcagtaccaaTATTgtcctgagtatgtaaggcatgaaatcgacatatacataaaatcctagaaaacatttgagacatgtcaatgaatgtgcaaaataaatgcatcagtatagctatatcaaagaaacacatatatccatagaaataccacaacaaaggccacagcgtcgccccctgtcaactgtgccatatatatatatacatgataacaaaggccacagcacacctcctgtcaactgtgccatatatatacacatcacaacaaaggccactgcacaccccctgtcaactgtgccatacatatacatatcacaacaaaggccacaacacaccccctgtcaactgtgccatatatatacacatcacaacaaaggccatagcacacccactgtcaactgtgccatacatatacacatcacaacaaaggccacagcacaccctctgtcaactgtgccatatatatacacaacaaaggccacaacacaccccctgtcaactgtgccttacatatacatgaataatgaaaatgagtgcagtgcataatcaaaatgaaataatagagatCTCCGTAaagtcacaaaatagccatagacatatattatactcatggcatgcataaaagttcaaataaaaactatcactctgtcccaccttgaaggaacaatttataaggtgagatcaacaacaatgaaataaatcgagaaaatcatgaaatagcttaacttcttcacatcatcgttgaaatcatatttgagacctttaagcaaaAAATTATCCTCACGTAaccctcataaaaacattctcatttttagcatcataagaagatttaagagtcataaacttctagcttttgaaatcaaggaggttatggaaacacttatggaatcatagcataggaatcatgcctttgaaagaaaagggacgagccttaacatacctgttcagccaccAATTACCTACGATTATCCGTTcgagcccgcaagtctacatataagaccattcatactatgattaggcccattatcatatacttatcctaagccttcaaataattcttcctaaaatctgccaaaatttcggcagcatctcctttatttatatgcctagcccgaaatcacaattcagcaatcagcacaacaacaacaataccaacatcaataacatcatttccaacaccaatatgtaccataaaacagcccacacgctgttttccaacttccataactaacaaacttactataTGATTGTTTAgtgactttatctccgtaaataagccttaaataataccaaaagagaaatatttataccttttttcttgttaaggcagcaatatcctcaatatccacgctaaaatctcccgcaaaacgatactagattcacaaccatgcgttacccggacctaaaccactactccgcgacttaaaaattgctcacttttttgtttccctctctctctctccctcttcattttctggaattttccagcaaaatatgGTGAAAAAAAAGAGGTtcctaccctttttataagggtcaaattcaggTCGTGTTTACTGTAGcattactgtagcacgcgtttctgctttgtcagccgtacttgtaacgtccataattctctactctgaagtccaatcgacgagcggtctgttgcgttggaaactagactcgacgaaattcattttaggcttttgtttcaccttaaaaaacttcatatggtaagagatattcgtccaccaagttggaccaaagttttcacacaaaacattacccatcctttttccaaagtcgtactactccatttcttctactcattt includes these proteins:
- the LOC132609532 gene encoding uncharacterized protein LOC132609532: MNNLEHDWMYNRLDGRGGINSSFVTGVDNFIQFALSQRNYMSGNKVRCPCKKCHNIKYMDVEIVEYHLFNFGFVEDYFVWEYQGEKDVIGEIASGNDLHDGYQPESGFDNSYRQMVLDAAGPNFGQGSSSQSYSNIEVDSSHPYEPSMEEEPNPSMEEEPNPESQRFYNLLQAADEKLYPGSSLSQLAVVSRMLNIKMENTLSQRGYNQMIQLLKDVLPEDNKVLDSYYQTKKLVRSLGLPVEKIDCYDSGCMLYWGDDEHLTSCKFCGNQRYKRRVGSRKRKLVPYKKMYYFPLIPRLKRLYASHATAADMRWHHEHTQEDGVMRHPSDSEAWKNFNETHSFFAAEPRNVRLGLCTDGFQPFSQSGRKYSSSPVIVTPYNLPPGMCMKEAYMFLTVIVPGPNNPKHKIDVYLQPLIKELTLLWETGVEAFDISKKQNFQLRAAWMWTISDFPAYSMLSGWSTAGKLACPYCMEETQSFRLQHGRKTSWFDSHRMFLDQHHPFRRDHKNFLKGKTVKRLSPLYRIGEEILNQICDLGIRKVTELDAQEVNQRICKSCGWKKRSIFWDLPYWNSNMIRHNLDVMHIEKNFFDNIFNTILNIDNKTKDNLQSRQDMVNYCDRPQLAKDTSGKYPKAIYTIAKEERVILFNWVKGLKFPDGYVSNLGRCPDTNVKRLFGMKSHDCHVFMQRLMPIAFRELLPSNVWQALTELSLFFKDLTSTTLRVDDMERLEADIPQILCKLERIFPPGFFDSMEHLPVHLPYEAKIAGPVQYRWMYPFERYLGTLKRMIGNKASVEGSICEAYLMKESTHLFSHYFEPHVMTRNHDVDRNDDGGAVEDLEGNLSIFTHPGRLWGEAKKRNLSLEEIKAAQTYILLNCKEVEPFVSMYVQRLQGEFPNLSQGQIDESLEAYFSIWFKEYVRCNHIENKFLRSLAHGPLIGATCHSVYFTNGYKFHTDSHGSSRSTMNSGVCISDPNFGDYYGRIKEIIQVEFREDPLKQTVLFNCEWFDPTMDVGVKKHNQYKLVDVNHRRRYKKYEPFILAMQATHVCYVSYPSKKKDKDDWVAVLKVKPRNVVELADEEVMVTAPDLNVPFQVEEVEVHEIDMNVSIDENILLYDPNGNAIVMDEPIDDRLLPEHHEIQNESTEEEFETEKEYETEEEYETGETTEDEEEFEEGTNSD